From the genome of Branchiostoma floridae strain S238N-H82 chromosome 8, Bfl_VNyyK, whole genome shotgun sequence:
tcatacatgttagaaacatttcttacatcaaatacattatttctgccAATTTCCAGACCGTTCCAACATGGATTCATTATTTGTTGTAACATTTTCGAACATTGATACAATATTGTGTAACTGGGTCCGTGGGCTGGGAATAGGGCAATCACACATCCctgctaaggcttaggtcacatttccgaaccggggcccggccgggcagctgtcgggagcgaaaagaattataaaaaaatgcatcaaaatacacaaaatgtcaaattgagattcatgggcatgatttgtgtatatttctaagtatacattgtaatttttcgtttcttaaaacatcccggccgggccccgattttcaaatgtgacctaagcctaagtacACGAAATTATGTATGTCTGCCAGCGTCTCACAAAAGAGCTAAAAAATACAAGAACCCAACAAAGAacccagcttagcagctttgttaagggggcaataaaagttttttatggaggaaaaatAACATGTTCCATCAATAACAAAAACGCATACTAgatgtttgaattttttaatAACGAGATATTTGAACCATCACATTCTCAATGTTTCCAACAAAATATAATTTGATTAAAACATGTTGACAGTTTTATCTTTTATTGTTTAATTAATTTACAACTATGGTAAGTATTCTTTTGTAATTCAATCTTATTACagatatttctttttaattcctATCGGTAACTTGTAATGGACTCTACTTGTGCTAACAGCTGAGTCGTTTGAGTAATCTGTTTCAAGAAACCAGCCTTTCTTTTCCTAAATGTTGAAATCCCTTTCCATTCCTGCAGTGTCAAAGACAAATTCAACATGGCGACCCCGACTGTATCTCATCTGGAGAAAGAAAAGGGAAGTAATGACTCTCTGGAGGagcatatgaggactcacacaggtgagaagccttacaaatgtgaggagtgcagcaaacagtttagtggcCTGAGAAATCTGAAGAggcatatgaggactcacactTGTGAGAAACCTTAtggatgtgaggagtgcggccggcagttcagtcagctgtgtAACCTGAAGAGTCATatacggactcacactggtgaaaaaacCCATAAGTGTGAAGAATGCAGCAAAAGGTTTAGCGAGCTGTGTACTCtgtctgaagagacacatgcggactcataccggtgagaaaccttatagTTGCGATGAATGCAACAAACGTTTTAGTGGACTGGGTGATCTGGAGaagcatatgcggactcacactggcgagaaaccttacaaatgtgaggagtgcagcagacagttccgtgagctgggtaatctgaagaaacatatacggactcataccggtgagaagccctacaagtgcaaagaatgcagcaagcagtttagtgagccgggtaatctgaagaggcacatgcggactcatactggtgaaaaaccttatAGCTgcgatgaatgcagcaaacagtttggCGAGCTGGGTTCCCTGGAGAAGCACATGCGGACTCGCACAGGAAAGaagccttacaaatgtgaggagtgcagcaaagaGTTTGGTCAGCTCGGTAATCTAAAGAGGCATATAAAGACTCATATttgtgagaaaccttacaaatgtgaggagtgtagcaaacagttcagtcagcttggCCATCTAAAGAGTCatgtgcggactcacactggtgaaaagccccATAAGTGCGATGAatgtagcaaacagtttagtcagcATAGTTCTCTGAGGAGGCATATGAGGACTCACTCTTGTGAAAAACCTTAGTACGgcagacagttcagtgagctgggttcTCTGAAGAAGCATGTacggactcataccggtgagaagccctataTATGCggtgaatgcagcaaacagtgtAGTGTGTAAGATAGCATAAATGTAAGGGCAGACAGTTCAGTATGCTTTAGTGATCTGAAGATACGAACTTATGTATGGGAACTTAAACCGGTGGGAAGCGCGCTAGCCCTATAGGTGcaatgaatgcagcaaacagttccaTGCCCTGGTTTTGATGAAGAAGCATAAACAGACTCACTCATACAGGTgcgaaaccttacaaatgtgaggattGCGATagacagttcagtcagtttGGATATCTGAAGACACAGGCTGAGAAGCCCTCTAGGTGCgaagaatgcagcaaacagtttagtgagCTGTGTAATCTGAAGAatcatatgaggactcatactggtgaaaccCTACCCGTGTTGAAAATAAGAAGATTCCGTCAAGCCATCTTCGCACATGCGAACCCACGGCAACGAAAACTCACAGCTACCTATGTGAAGGTTACAGTAATACAGGCAAGTGTAACAGGGGTGATGGAAGAGACTAAGATAAGCAACGAACCAAGTAGGACTCAGATAAGCCACGAACCAAAGTTTACTCGTGTACATCTTTCAGTCAACTGACGCAAGTTCGATGCTTCGTCAAATAATTTAATGAGTTGGAGAGACATTTACGTAAACTATTGATCCGATTGTATTTATATTTTCTTAACCGAGTGGGGACTGGAACAATGTGCTCTTTGTGTTAAGATTCAGAAAAAGTGGTGGTTTCGACATCGGGAAGATTTCAGCCAAATGAACCATTGAAAAAACATTgacaattttgtgtattttttaacGTTGTATAGAATACTGGGTCATTGTAGTTAGTTCCTAAGAAGAATGTAGGCGTCTATGTAGATTTAAGATATTtgagtagctacatgtacattgcatggACTGGAACTGTTGATTGGTGCTTTGTAGTGTATGtgacatgtacaattgtcgacCTTTGTAAAATATTGTCATTGAAATCGCAAGTTTGTTGGTACTGTAATATTAGGTAACATTGAGAAACTttctttgtatacatgtagtttacacGTGCACATCTCTAGAGGCTGTTGACACCGCGATGATAATCAGTATGTAAACACGACACTTTCTGTTTGACCTTTTATAACCACAGGAACTCCTCGagagatttttgtttgtttgtaaatatgcCATACTCTCCGCTAATGCTAGAATTTAGCTGTTACAGTAATAGAAAATGTGACATGATATTGTCTGTATGATCACTGGAATATCTGAAATATCTCCAATAAAGGCAACATACCTCAAAAGTTTGGTTTGATTATGTTTCTCGATGTTAATGACGCACATGTATGTATACGTAACGACAGAAAAAACATCACAGCATAGAGACGTGTTCCTTATTTGGACATGCTATTCGCTGGACCAATGAGCTCCAGGGTTTCTGAGACGATAGGGCGCATACTGCACATACCATGGCTTAAAGTGCCACCAGACAGCTAAAATATTATAGCGCGCATGCCCGAGAAAAGGGCTAGCCCTACTGTATTGAATGCTAGGATTTCgcgagatttaatttcgcggtaccgGAAAAATGgggtgttcgcggtggttttgagtttgcggtagcgTCATTTCACTATTGCATTTACTGTATACTACTGTCACATACTGACAGTGTAATGGAAAACCGGGCGCCTCTACGAACCGCTAGTCGGAAACCACCGGTTACTCGGCAATGGTCATAGAAACGGACACACAGCCCACTTTTGACTCTGACAGTTCTATCGTGATTACTTtctaccatggtgttatacagtagGTCGTATGGAGAAATGACTTCGGTtgcgatgtttgtttggctgggtagaatttcgcgcatgAATCCTGTACCCGCTACTTCCGTATGTCGGCTGCAgcatggtgacctccgctggggtcAAATCAAAGGTACTTACCACCATGCTTTCATAGGAGAACGAGAAAACTTAAgatcattttcacatattttgaaGATTCTACCCTGAACTTGAACATATTCAATTCAAACTAGTTTGCACCCAGGTATGAATTTTGAGGCGTCGAACCTCCTTCCTCACTGCTTCGGGTCTTTAAcaatgtaaatccccataggcaaAAAAACGGTGTTCTGCTACCTCATGGTCTCATTCCTGTGTTACTCCGAGTGTAGAGTGTAAAGAAATCCGGGCTAAAAAATTATCTGGCCCGCAAAGCGTTGTTTTAGGTTGACCATAAATTCCCATTAATAAACCAtaactgatatgaaaaggaatttagatgaaagcttgtgtattactgGCATGATCATGCACGAAAGTTTCGTGACCCGATCGATCCTCGGACGTTTACGTTTATTTGTACTGAGTGCTCCGGTCAGGCTCCGGGTATTGAAAACGACCTCTAGCGGATAGCGGCTaggtgcattttgaaatgtgatagaaatcgTTGCGTAGGCTAGATTTGGGtgaaaatttttttattgtctaacaaacgtgtgtgcttacaatagaaagcaaaatatttccaaatAGACTGTGTTTTAAGTGGACTTGCAGACATAGAAGTTGTGTGTTAAAGCATTGAATTCAATGGGGCGATCTAATTGTGTAATGAGACCTCATTCCTGACCAAATCGGCCAGGTCGTTGACTCCATTTCGCAAGTTTGGCGCATACCATTATGCGTTTAGGGGACATGGTTCAATTGAGTCTGAGTATGTGGctgcaaagttggtgtgttataACAGCTATATAGATATTATGAATACAGATACCGTAGTACAAAACCTTGACAAAACAGGGAATCCGTACCTAATGGTATCCGAAATAAAATGCACGCTTGATGGGTAATCAGGCGTACAATATGAACTTTGACCCATATTACGTAACCCCGCCCCGATGATAGATAAGACGGAAGGACAAAGCTCAAGCTGCCAGAATCGTCGTCCCACTTTACGTGTAGAAACACAGgtaagaccttaaagtatttATGTGTTTTATTAGAATGAAGACATTTGACTTGGACCACAATATGTTGATAATTTGTGGGCGTTTCCTAATATAAACTCCATGCCAAGCATTTCGGCCGATGCGCtacacaaaaatggactgaAGAAGGatacttctttttttcattgacCTAAAAACTAGTAATCTTTTGTGTGAATGTGTCAGGTTATTGTGTGtccagggacacctgaaaacaGGTCACAACCTGATTGTTATGTGTAATAAgatgaaacaaataaatgaataaatagagaATTTTTTGTtaacacgacaaaagtacaactACTTTAGTAAGGTCTATAAAAATTATAATTTTACACCATTGTTTCTACGgcataaacattcgtggatatatttgcctacttgtacacagtaagggttatcgcctcccagattgtagttgaatttatctatctatcagatagtagcaaattctttagaattTTTCTTTAGAACAAGCGGGCAGAAATGTACATGTGAACAGTTCTCTTAATACAAACCAGGTTGTCTAATTCCCCTGGGACgttttgttacaaaacagaACCTTCCGAACCTGTTTTGTCGGTACGCAAACACCTGCagggcaaatttcggtatttagACTGCCtgcctattcttaacaatgggaatcatggcagAAAGATTCTGTCAAAAATTACCTACCTACGAGTTTTAGAACAttaaaaactcacattggcatggttgtccggCCTATAATGtgtaatttgacgacaaaacAAGGGGGAAAATACGGCATAATTACGTTATACGGGATCATAACCTTTTGACCCCttttcactgcctgtaaacaacaccaaacaccTCATTTTTAGaacctactgcaaccacaaacatTGCTAAAAATCAGTGTCTTCAACACAATAAATAGGTTACAACCCTTAACTGTAATAttcacctccaaaatccaaacatatcccaagaaaaaaattctacaggCACTTTTGCCAAGGGTACCTAATCATTTTGAAAGTAGGCCATCTGCGCGTGTCCAGAAATACCCAAATTTCCCCTCCGACTGGCTATTGTGTTTAATGTATTTGCTTTAGTGCCTGGGTTATGTTAATTACAGAAAATCAGCGGTCGAGGAACATGTTATTTGCAGGTTATATGTAATACAGCaggtatagttttttttttcagtcgatAAGCTAAAACTTTCATCTTGTCACATCGTGGTAATTAGTTGGTTCTTTTCTTTAGTCTTGCAGCATCTAGAGtttgaccaacatggcgaccAGAGCCGGATCTCATCTGAAACAAATGGAGGGAGAGGATGGACATGATTCTCcccgtacccacaagtgcagcTATTGTGAGAAGGAGTTTCGCTTCAAAAGTAGCCTAAACCAAcacctgcgaactcacacaggtgagagaccataccagtgtggAGAATGCGGGAAACGGTTTATTCAGCTATGTAATCTGAAAgaccacatgagaactcacaccggtgagagaccgtaCGAGTGTGAATATTGCAACAAGTGCTACAGTCAGTCATCTcatctgaaggctcacatgcggactcacacaggggaaaacccatacaggtgtgaggcaTGCTACAAGAAGTTCAGTAGGCTTGATATCCTAAAAATACACATGAGagctcacacgggtgagaaaccgtatagatgtgaggaatgcagcaagcagttcagtaagctTGGTACCCTGAAAATACATATGCatactcacactggtgagagaccatacgaGTGTGATTATTGCGGGAAACGGTTTAGTCAACAATCTAATGTGGACgaccacatgagaactcacaccggtgagagaccatacgAGTGTGAATATTGCAACAAGCGCTTCAGTCAGGCAGCTCATCTGAAGGCtcacgtgcggactcacacaggggaaaccccatacaggtgtgaggcatgctgcaagcagttcagtagacTTGGTATCCTAAAAAatcacatgagaactcacacggATGAGAAACTGTATAGATGTGAGgcatgcagcaagcagtttactAAACTGTCTAGTCTAAAGaaccacatgcggactcacacgggtgagaaaccgtacacatgtgaggagtgcaacaagcaaTTCAGTGACCCGACTCATTTTAAAAGAcatatacggactcacacaggggaaaaaccgtACAGATGCgagaagtgcagcaaacagttcagtcagttgaCTAATCTTAAGAGGCACATACGgacacacactggtgaaaaaccgtacaagtgtgaggagtgcagtaaaCAGTTCATTCAGTTGTCGAAtttgaagagtcacatgcggactcacactggcgagACACCATACACGTGTGAGAAGTGTAACAAAAGCTATCGTCATTCACGTAGTCTTTGTGcacacatgaaaactcacatcGGTGAAAGTGTGTAAATAACTGTGTGAGTATACCATGTACATATTCTTACacattagaaaaaaattacatattaagctcgattattattattttttctttacaaacTTAAAGGTGGGTTATGATTTACCGCTACTTAATTCAGCCGTGTACTCACTACATGCCTCCATTGTCCAAAAATAACGGGAACTGAATTACAGCATAGTATTTACTATCGTCACGTCCGGTACTTGGTTGGAACTAGAAgcgttgttaaaaaaaacagccgtgGGAATGTGTTGTAAGTTTAGAGTAGAGTTGTGCTATACATTAGAAAAGCAGTTGGTAAGGTATCATTCCAAAAGGTTAGTGAACCAGCCCCTGTTCAGATAGGAGTGGAGACTGAGGGAAGTAGGTCAGACGGGGAGTCTGATTGGAGATCCAGAGGAGAGAGACTGGGAAGGTCTTGCCGTTTGGAGAGAAGTGACAAATAAAAAAGGATTGTGAATTGCACGTATCGTCTCGACTTCATTCAATCTTATGAACCTGTAACAATGGCGTTGTCTGCAACGATCGGAAGAGACTGAGACAGTCGAAAAAGGTTTCCAGCAGGTTCCAGAAGGCTTATGGTAGTTGAGAAGTGAACTATTAATCCGCAGAAGTCTGCAGGGTCCCAGTTCCAGTGTAAACGGAAGACTGAGGCAGTCGTAGGAAGTTTCTAGAGGATTTCTGGAAGGACTCCAGCCACTCTAGAGACATCCACTTCAGGGGCAAAAGTTTGGCGGCCCCTTTCTCATGGTCTGAGGAGACGTAAGCAGTAGCTGTGTACACGTCATGGGCCAAATCAAGGTCAGCAAGTTTAGTCATGTCATAATCGCTGACAAGAACGTTTCGCGGGGCCTCGTCACCGTTCACGTCAGATTGGCACGTGGCGTTGTTCTTACAGCCACGATCGTGCCGACAGGGTCCATCCGTACAGACCAGTGGGGCAGGGAACGTGGCAGTGCCTGCCGAACCAACCATTGATGCAGTTACACCGGCTGTCGGTAGGAGCGTACCTGGCTCGATTCTGACAGCAACTGTTTAGCCTCCTCCTACTATACGAAATTGTACAGATTTCCTAAGGTAGAGAAAATTCACAATTCTCATGCAGTCATAAATTTTGCCTATAACATCGGGTGTGCTTTTTAGTTAAGTCGCCAGTAGGCGGTGTTGTCTAGGGTCTACAGCTCGACATTAGTTACGTCCAAACATTCCATCACAGCCTGCTCGACAGTAAGCAGTACATTCCGCGGGAAAATGATGACTACCCTGGGGAAGAAACCGCGTGCTAGCCGCTTCTCACACACGTAGCCTACAAGGTCGAACCCGTAGGTGGGAGCCTCCTTGTCCATACATCGGCCCCAATACTCCTGCCACGGCCTACTGTTGtccccgtccttggtgctgactgtacCATCAGCAGAAAAGTAAAGGTGGGGGGTGGGTAGGGGTGACAACAAATTTACATTTATCCCacccagtaatacatgtaatcctGTAGGAAAATTGAGGAAAAGAATGtgtcattatctcaagaattaTTAAAACTTCAAGCCATAGAAACTTGCAATCAAATGCAAGCCCACTCTGTCCACTTTCATCAAACTTTGCAAGAAAATGCTAGTCCGCAGATAGACCTCCCCTAATCAGAGCCCTTGTTTAGGCTCAAAACAGCTATCGAGCAATGATGCCACTTTCATATGGGGTGCAAAACATAAGAGATATGGAGAAAAGTAAGTTATACAACTGATCCAACAAGTATAGTCTGAGTCTTTCCTAACGCAGCCAGTCCAAAACTGCAAATGTAAAATCCCACCATCTAGGCGCAGGTGGTATCTGTTGCGTCACCCGTTTTtaataatattgtacaaaaaagCATTCCTTCCTGATGCTCtaaattcatataaacataaTATAAAGTATTCATTCTTTTGGCAGCGCttgcaaaaatattgtacgtTCGGTGCTCTAAATGtatataaacataaaactaaGTAGATCCCCCTAAAAATGATAGATTTGCCAGCGCTTACAATAATAATgcacaaaaatcatttttttctgttgctcATATAAACGTAATATCAAGTAGTCTTTCTTCTGGCAAATAATCGTTTTATTGGCGCGTGCAATAGTATTGTGCCAAAAGCATTCCTTTTCGGTGCtctaaatatatataaacataaaactaaGTAGATCCCCCTGATAAATGATAGATTTGCCAGCGCTTACaataacaatgtacaaaaaacatTATTTACTGTTGCTCATATAAACATAATATTAAGTAGTCTTTCTTCTTGCAAATACTCGTTTTATCGGCGCTTGGaataatattgtacaaaaaagCATTCCTTTCTGTGCTCTGaattcatataaacataaaaataaGTATGCATTACTCTGGAAAATGATAGATCTGGCAG
Proteins encoded in this window:
- the LOC118421120 gene encoding zinc finger protein 883-like: MRTHTGEKPYSCDECNKRFSGLGDLEKHMRTHTGEKPYKCEECSRQFRELGNLKKHIRTHTGEKPYKCKECSKQFSEPGNLKRHMRTHTGEKPYSCDECSKQFGELGSLEKHMRTRTGKKPYKCEECSKEFGQLGNLKRHIKTHICEKPYKCEECSKQFSQLGHLKSHVRTHTGEKPHKCDECSKQFSQHSSLRRHMRTHSCEKPYINRLTHTGAKPYKCEDCDRQFSQFGYLKTQAEKPSRCEECSKQFSELCNLKNHMRTHTGETLPVLKIRRFRQAIFAHANPRQRKLTATYVKVTVIQSLTNMATRAGSHLKQMEGEDGHDSPRTHKCSYCEKEFRFKSSLNQHLRTHTGERPYQCGECGKRFIQLCNLKDHMRTHTGERPYECEYCNKCYSQSSHLKAHMRTHTGENPYRCEACYKKFSRLDILKIHMRAHTGEKPYRCEECSKQFSKLGTLKIHMHTHTGERPYECDYCGKRFSQQSNVDDHMRTHTGERPYECEYCNKRFSQAAHLKAHVRTHTGETPYRCEACCKQFSRLGILKNHMRTHTDEKLYRCEACSKQFTKLSSLKNHMRTHTGEKPYTCEECNKQFSDPTHFKRHIRTHTGEKPYRCEKCSKQFSQLTNLKRHIRTHTGEKPYKCEECSKQFIQLSNLKSHMRTHTGETPYTCEKCNKSYRHSRSLCAHMKTHIGESV